GCCGTGCGGCGATGCGTCAGCAGCGGGAGCAGCACAAGGACGAGGTCAGGCAGCAGAAGGAAGCACTGGTCACCGAGGCCGAGGAGATCGCCGACTCCGGCACCAGGTGGAAGGCAGGCGGTAACAGGCTCCGCGAGCTGGTGGACACCTGGAAGACCCTGGAGCGGCTGGACAAGACGACCGACCAGGCGCTGTGGAAGCGCCTCGCGACCGCCCGTAACACGTTCGCCAAGCGTCGCCGCAAGTACTTCCAGGAGCTGGCCAGCCACCACGACGAGGCGCGGGAGGCCAAGGAGCGGCTGGTGCGCGAGGCGGAGAGCCTCGCCGACGCCACCGACTGGGGCCCGGTCTCCGGCCGGTTCCGCGACCTGATGAACGAGTGGCGCGCCGCGGGCCGGGCCGAGCGCAGCGTCGACCAGGAGTTGTGGACCAGGTTCAAGGCCGCCCAGGACACCTTCTTCGGCGCCCGCGCGGAGGCGTTCGCGCAGCGCGACGCCGAGCAGAGCGCCAACCTGGAGCGCAAGACGACGCTGGTCGAGGAGGCGGAGAAGCTGCTCCCGATCACCGACCTCGCCACGGCGCGCAGCGCGCTGCGCGACATCAGGGACAGGTGGAACACCGAGGGGCACGTACCGCGCAGTGACCGCGCCAGGGTCGAGGGCCGGCTCCGTAAGGTCGAGGACGCGGTGCGGGCCGCCGAGGAGCGGGAGTGGCAGCGCACCAACCCGGAGGCCAGGGCCCGCGCCGAGGCCACCGTCGCGCAGCTGCGGGAGTCGATCGCCAAGCTGGAGAGCAGCGCGGAGAAGGCCCGCGAACGGGGCAAGGAGCGCGAGGCCGAGGAGGCGAAGAACGCCGCCGAGACCAAGCGCGAGTGGCTGGCCGAGGCCGAACGCACCCTCGCAGAGTTCAGCTGACGTCCGTCCGACCGGCCGGGTGCGGCCAACATGTCATGTCAACCCGGTACACCCTCTGGGAGTCTGCACCATATATGCGCCCGCGCCCCAGCGGGCGATGACTCGAGGAGGGGCCGATGCACCCCAGCAGACCGTTGTCAGCGGTACTCGGCGCAGCTGCACTCGCGATGCTCGTCAGCACCACAGCTCACGCGGCGCCGGCCGACACGGCCCAGCCCTGGGACTTCGACGGCGACGGCTACCCGGAGACCGTGACCGCGCACCGGAACG
This genomic stretch from Streptosporangiales bacterium harbors:
- a CDS encoding DUF349 domain-containing protein, with protein sequence MTSDPWGRVDDDGTVYVRTSKVERVVGSWQAGSPEEALAFFHRKFDELRTEVELIEQRLGSGALSPEHATKQADHLAEAIESTAAVGDLDSLAARVEALRPAIEERRAAMRQQREQHKDEVRQQKEALVTEAEEIADSGTRWKAGGNRLRELVDTWKTLERLDKTTDQALWKRLATARNTFAKRRRKYFQELASHHDEAREAKERLVREAESLADATDWGPVSGRFRDLMNEWRAAGRAERSVDQELWTRFKAAQDTFFGARAEAFAQRDAEQSANLERKTTLVEEAEKLLPITDLATARSALRDIRDRWNTEGHVPRSDRARVEGRLRKVEDAVRAAEEREWQRTNPEARARAEATVAQLRESIAKLESSAEKARERGKEREAEEAKNAAETKREWLAEAERTLAEFS